The following proteins are co-located in the Castanea sativa cultivar Marrone di Chiusa Pesio chromosome 8, ASM4071231v1 genome:
- the LOC142607548 gene encoding uncharacterized protein LOC142607548, which yields MMEMEAHNHKESLSYYGVLGVRMGSSVEEIRRAYRKLAMQWHPDRWTRTPSLLGEAKQKFQQIQEAYSVLSDQRKRTLYDAGLYDPDDEEDEGFSDFVQEMVTLMDQTRREEKSYSLEELQSMLLEMAQGFESPTWFCGPSILDPGCSMRMHCDTKSVSHRGSHLQTTGLGMFGKSGYCN from the exons atgATGGAGATGGAGGCTCACAATCACAAGGAGTCACTGTCTTATTATGGAGTCCTCGGTGTTCGTATGGGCTCGTCTGTTGAAGAAATAAGACGTGCTTATCGCAAGCTTGCTATG CAATGGCATCCTGATAGATGGACTAGAACTCCTTCTCTGCTGGGTGAAGCAAAGCAAAAATTCCAACAAATCCAAGAAGCCTATTCGG TGTTGTCAGACCAAAGGAAGAGGACACTGTACGATGCAGGGTTATATGACCCTGATGATGAAGAAGACGAG GGCTTTTCTGATTTTGTACAAGAAATGGTGACTCTCATGGACCAAACTAGGAGAGAG GAAAAGAGTTATAGCTTGGAGGAGCTACAAAGCATGCTTTTGGAGATGGCTCAAGGATTCGAGTCTCCTACATGGTTTTGTGGACCCTCAATACTTGATCCCGGATGCTCAATGAGAATGCATTGTGATACGAAGTCAGTGTCACATAGAGGCTCACATTTGCAAACAACAGGCTTGGGGATGTTTGGAAAGAGTGGTTATTGCAATTAA
- the LOC142607550 gene encoding uncharacterized protein LOC142607550, whose translation MHLFKFNPRWLQNLFLVIVVFTIPGSADEKCSACTQNSPPPPPPPLPPQCSTCTQSSPPPPPLPYPLPPSPPLPLPCPPPPPKPTQDCPPPPASMMYITGPPGTLYRIDEDFNGGSQNSATVLPVLVSCGLLGLLAFW comes from the coding sequence ATGCATCTTTTCAAATTCAATCCACGGTGGCTACAAAATTTGTTCCTTGTAATTGTTGTTTTCACAATCCCGGGGTCAGCTGATGAAAAGTGCTCAGCTTGCACTCAAAactctccaccaccaccaccaccaccattaccACCACAGTGCTCAACTTGCACTCAAAGCtccccaccaccaccgccaTTGCCATATCCACtgccaccatcaccaccactgCCATTGCCAtgtccaccaccaccaccaaaaccaACCCAAGACTGCCCTCCTCCACCAGCATCAATGATGTACATAACTGGTCCACCGGGTACTTTGTACCGTATTGATGAAGATTTCAATGGTGGTAGCCAGAATTCAGCCACGGTGTTGCCTGTTTTGGTCAGCTGTGGATTATTGGGTCTTCTTGCTTTTTGGTGA
- the LOC142606575 gene encoding uncharacterized protein LOC142606575 — MGLVGYKLSLQAGSWRIAHGAREANDEREYGYDNECLEAKFRMPQVEAYDGSRDPIDHLESFKTLMHLQVVLDKIMCRAFPTTLKGLAQVWFSKITPNTISTFKELNGLFITHFIGGRGPKKQEKHDDPHLEKGRKEAKTGDKRDERRSRPPPRRMANFTLLNTSLDQVLMQIRDDPALAWPGKLKGKPNRRSRNKYYHFHCDHGHDTSNCYDLKQQIEVFIRQGKLQRFVGQEKAGENSPKDQEPNRWVEEQPRASLREIRVIVGGGTMIKSSKKARKTYLRLCKMSNSPVIHPSFLEWTTQ, encoded by the exons ATGGGACTAGTAGGATACAAGTTGTCCCTCCAAGCTGGAAGTTGGCGCATTGCGCATGGCGCAAGAGAAGCAAACGATGAAAGAGAATATGGATATGATAATGAATGCCTTGAAG CCAAGTTTAGAATGCCTCAAGTGGAAGCCTACGATGGATCGAGGGATCCCATCGACCACCTGGAATCATTCAAAACCCTCATGCATCTGCAAGTAGTTCTAGAcaagatcatgtgcagagccttCCCCACTACACTCAAAGGACTAGCCCaagtgtggttcagcaagataACTCCCAATACCATCTCAACCTTCAAGGAGTTGAATGGGCTTTTCATCACACATTTCATTGGAG GGCGCGGACCAAAGAAGCAAGAGAAGCATGACGATCCCCATCTAGAGAAGGGAAGGAAGGAAGCTAAAACAGGTGATAAAAGGGATGAACGAAGGTCAAGACCCCCACCAAGGCGAATGGCCAACTTCACTCTGCTCAACACCTCACTTGATCAGGTCTTGATGCAAATCAGGGACGACCCCGCTTTGGCATGGCCTGGTAAGCTAAAGGGAAAACCAAACAGAAGGTCGAGGAATAAATACTACCACTTCCATTGTGACCATGGGCACGACACCTCCAATTGCTATGACCTAAAGCAACAGATAGAAGTTTTCATTAGGCAAGGAAAATTGCAACGGTTTGTAGGGCAAGAGAAGGCTGGTGAAAACTCGCCAAAGGACCAAGAACCAAACCGATGGGTTGAGGAGCAACCTAGGGCCTCACTTAGAGAGATAAGAGTGATTGTCGGGGGAGGCACAATGATCAAATCCTCAAAGAAAGCAAGGAAGACGTACCTACGATTGTGCAAAATGTCCAACTCACCGGTCATCCACCCAAGCTTTCTCGAATGGACGACCCAGTGA
- the LOC142607551 gene encoding uncharacterized protein LOC142607551: MHPFKFTPRWLLNLFLVIVVFTIPGSADEKCSACTQSSPPPPSPSPPPPSPPPPSPCPPPPSPPALPPPEVLPPPTPKKPPTQECPPPPPPPASLVYVTGPPGTLYPIDENFNGGSQNSATLLPVLVSYGLLGLLAFW; the protein is encoded by the coding sequence ATGCATCCTTTCAAATTCACTCCACGGTGGCTACTAAATTTGTTCCTTGTAATTGTTGTTTTCACAATCCCGGGGTCAGCTGATGAAAAGTGCTCAGCTTGCACTCAAAGctctccaccaccaccatcaccatcaccaccaccgcCATCACCCCCGCCGCCATCGCCATGTCCACCACCACCGTCACCGCCAGCTCTGCCACCACCAGAAGTGCTGCCGCCGCCTACTCCCAAAAAGCCGCCAACCCAAGAGtgccctcctcctcctcctcctccagcatCACTGGTATACGTAACTGGTCCACCGGGTACTTTGTACCCTATTGATGAAAATTTCAATGGTGGTAGCCAGAATTCAGCCACGTTGTTGCCTGTTTTGGTCAGCTATGGATTGTTGGGTCTTCTGGCCTTTTGGTGA
- the LOC142606772 gene encoding uncharacterized protein LOC142606772: MATNSNQVLLSTLFLALIFLNFPAAIRPDNACPYPCYPPPTGPGNTPTTPVATTAPPPPSQIESYPPPAGYNPTTPPGNFPYYTPPPPSGSNLLGAPPPPDPILPYFPFYFKEPLHGEAQSSATTLGRPIWVMMAMANLLVFIFLLSSYV; encoded by the coding sequence ATGGCAACAAACTCAAACCAAGTTCTACTCTCCACCCTCTTCTTGGCCTTAATCTTTCTCAATTTTCCGGCAGCCATAAGGCCCGACAACGCGTGCCCGTATCCGTGTTATCCCCCGCCCACCGGCCCTGGCAACACCCCGACAACTCCGGTGGCCACAACAGCGCCGCCACCCCCATCACAAATAGAGTCGTACCCACCTCCAGCTGGATACAACCCTACTACACCACCAGGGAATTTTCCATATTACACTCCACCACCACCTTCCGGTTCTAATTTACTTGGTGCCCCTCCCCCTCCTGACCCTATATTGCCCTACTTCCCATTCTATTTCAAAGAACCTCTTCATGGGGAGGCTCAGTCATCAGCTACTACACTTGGAAGACCAATATGGGTTATGATGGCCATGGCCAatcttcttgtttttatttttcttttatcttcctATGTATAA